One Diabrotica virgifera virgifera chromosome 3, PGI_DIABVI_V3a genomic window carries:
- the LOC126882792 gene encoding uncharacterized protein LOC126882792: MLIQLNVNIDGLPIYKSSKRQFWPILCSIYEMPDIQAMIVGIFHGNNKPLDINEFLEPFVEDVKRLQSNGLCVNGHMIHIKIRCFICDSPARAFIKGVVNFNGINGCLKCTTEGEYSYLSRTVVFPDIKCPLRTDAKFRSKHYGKRHKGQESPILKISEVDMVQDFIVADELHPLELGVMKRCLTGWKDGSMGFSSKLCARDIERISKHLISVKLPSEIHRSTRGLDCLAYWKGVEWRNFLNYIGIVILKDVLNTDVYKHFLLLFVAVRICSSDMYAENRSVAQLMFEKYIDDFKIIYGVQFITSNIHNLEQVVDHVNRFGQLFTVSTYPFENTLFQLKKLLRQGNNSLQQIVNRIGERNLILSNDTKKTSLQPEIKKRWNVIKCYIYSHNFCLSNVFKNSWFLTNDNDIVQMNSASEKGGKIFIHGKSVKKKEDFFSYPIRSSNLHIYICNITITIKIGKTNKF, encoded by the exons ATGTTAATACAGCTCAATGTAAATATAGATGGGTTGCCAATATATAAAAGTTCCAAACGTCAGTTTTGGCCAATTTTATGTAGCATATATGAAATGCCTGATATACAAGCTATGATTGTTGGCATTTTCCATGGAAATAACAAGCCTCTAGATATAAATGAATTTTTGGAGCCTTTTGTTGAGGATGTTAAGCGGCTGCAATCAAATGGACTCTGTGTTAATGGGCATATGATTCACATAAAAATTAGATGCTTTATCTGCGATTCACCTGCACGGGCATTTATTAAAG GTGTAGTCAATTTCAATGGGATTAATGGATGCCTTAAATGCACTACTGAAGGCGAATATTCTTATCTTTCTCGAACTGTTGTATTTCCTGATATAAAATGTCCTCTTAGAACTGATGCAAAATTCAGAAGTAAACATTATGGTAAGCGCCATAAAGGGCAAGAgtcaccaattttgaaaatttccgaAGTTGACATGGTGCAGGATTTTATAGTAGCAGATGAACTACATCCTTTAGAGCTAGGTGTGATGAAGCGTTGTCTAACAGGATGGAAAGATGGTTCTATGGGTTTCTCAAGTAAGCTATGTGCTCGTGATATTGAGAGGATCTCCAAACATTTAATATCTGTGAAACTTCCATCTGAAATTCATCGTTCCACAAGAGGATTAGATTGCCTGGCATACTGGAAAGGAGTAGAATGGCGCAATTTTCTTAATTATATTGGAAttgttattttaaaagatgtgTTGAACACtgatgtttataaacattttttacttctttttgttGCTGTTAGAATATGTTCTTCTGACATGTATGCTGAAAATCGTTCGGTTGCCCAATTaatgtttgaaaaatatatagATGATTTTAAGATTATTTATGGCGTACAATTTATTACAAGCAACATTCATAACTTAGAACAGGTGGTTGATCATGTTAATAGATTTGGACAACTTTTTACAGTATCTACGTACCCATTTGAGAATACATTATttcaactaaaaaaattattgcgCCAAGGAAATAACAGTTTGCAGCAAATTGTTAATAGAATTGGCGAAAGAAATTTAATATTGAGCAATGATACAAAAAAGACAAGTTTACAGCCAGAAATTAAGAAAAGGTGGAATGTTATCAAGTGCTACATTTATtctcataatttttgtttaagtaatgttttcaaaaattcatggtttttaacaaatgacaatgacattgtTCAAATGAATTCTGCATCAGAAAAAGGTGGTAAAATATTCATACATGGAAAATCTgttaagaaaaaagaagatttctTTAGTTATCCCATTCGATCATCAAATTTACACATATATATTTGCAACATTACTATCACTATAAAAAtaggaaaaacaaataaattttga